In one window of Bradyrhizobium sp. AZCC 1721 DNA:
- a CDS encoding TAXI family TRAP transporter solute-binding subunit translates to MTDGPHSAETPAAPSPRSAKRRLTFVTLAGVLAVVGALAAGYYFAMRPVTLRIAVGPANSDDLKVVQNLAQAFNNPRNSQVRLRPVQTDGALASANLLGEGKADLAIIRGDLDVPKNAQAVATLRKNVAVLWVPSAGKAKAARGRKAAPEIKNITQLAGRRIGVVGRTQANVNLLKVILRQYGVDPGKVEIVQFPANEAAEAIRSQKADAYLAAGPVNSKITSDAIAASTRDGGTPKFLAIDSAEAIAQNHPAYEASEIPAGTFGGAPDKPEAEVKTISFAHHIVARRGISEATIAAFTRQLFAIRQNLKNEFPLAAKIETPDTDKDATIPVHPGAAAFVDGEEKTFLDRYSDYIWWTLMAMSAMGSAGAWFAGYLKKDERNVNVSQRDRLLDMLSAARQCDSMDELDQMQAEADDILRHTLLCYEHGTIEEGTLTAFNISIEQFHNAVADRKALLLSMPQNLQRASAQFRAAGNA, encoded by the coding sequence ATGACCGACGGCCCCCATTCTGCGGAAACGCCGGCCGCCCCCTCGCCCCGCTCTGCGAAACGACGGCTGACATTCGTGACGCTGGCCGGCGTACTGGCCGTCGTCGGGGCGCTGGCGGCCGGCTATTACTTTGCGATGCGGCCGGTGACGCTGCGGATCGCGGTTGGCCCCGCCAACAGCGACGATCTCAAGGTGGTTCAGAACCTGGCGCAGGCCTTCAATAATCCTCGAAACAGCCAGGTCCGGCTGCGTCCGGTGCAAACCGACGGCGCGCTCGCGAGCGCCAATCTGCTCGGCGAAGGCAAAGCTGATCTCGCCATCATCCGCGGCGACCTCGATGTGCCGAAGAACGCGCAGGCCGTGGCAACGCTGCGCAAGAACGTCGCGGTGTTATGGGTGCCGTCGGCCGGCAAGGCCAAGGCTGCGAGGGGCAGGAAGGCCGCGCCCGAAATCAAGAACATTACGCAACTCGCCGGCCGTCGCATCGGCGTGGTCGGCCGCACCCAGGCCAATGTCAATTTGCTCAAGGTGATCCTGCGGCAATACGGCGTCGATCCCGGCAAGGTCGAGATCGTTCAGTTTCCGGCCAACGAGGCCGCGGAAGCCATTCGCAGCCAGAAAGCGGATGCCTATCTCGCGGCCGGCCCGGTCAACAGCAAAATCACTTCGGACGCGATCGCGGCTTCGACGCGCGACGGCGGCACGCCGAAATTCCTGGCGATCGATTCGGCGGAGGCGATTGCGCAGAACCACCCCGCCTACGAGGCTTCCGAAATTCCCGCTGGGACCTTTGGCGGCGCGCCGGACAAGCCCGAGGCAGAGGTCAAGACCATCAGTTTCGCGCATCACATCGTGGCGCGCAGAGGCATTTCGGAAGCGACCATCGCCGCCTTTACCCGCCAACTATTCGCCATCCGGCAAAACCTGAAGAACGAATTTCCGCTCGCCGCAAAGATCGAGACGCCCGACACCGACAAGGACGCCACGATTCCCGTGCATCCCGGCGCCGCCGCCTTTGTCGACGGCGAGGAAAAAACCTTTCTCGACCGTTACAGCGATTACATCTGGTGGACGTTGATGGCGATGTCGGCGATGGGCTCCGCCGGCGCGTGGTTTGCGGGCTACCTCAAGAAGGACGAGCGCAACGTCAACGTCTCGCAGCGCGACCGGCTTCTCGACATGCTCAGCGCCGCTCGCCAGTGCGATTCGATGGACGAGCTCGACCAGATGCAGGCGGAAGCGGACGACATCTTGCGCCACACGCTGCTGTGCTACGAACACGGCACGATCGAGGAAGGCACGTTGACCGCTTTCAACATCTCGATCGAGCAATTCCACAACGCGGTCGCCGACCGCAAGGCGCTGTTGCTGAGCATGCCGCAAAACCTGCAACGCGCCAGCGCGCAGTTCCGCGCGGCCGGCAATGCCTGA
- a CDS encoding alkaline phosphatase D family protein, which translates to MRFRISRYRLPGISRRRFLATAGAGAIGVIATPYLSRAADRPVVTSGVQSGDVGADGGVVWARADRPSQMLVEVATNESFASARALPPIATLPESDFAAKMLLENLPAGQEIFYRIRFRDLAHTGIESEPVVGRFRTAPGDRRNVSFVWGGDVAGQGWGINPDDGGMLTFATMRKHRPDFLLHSGDTIYADGPIKSEVTLPDGKVWKNVTTPEKAKVAETLDEFRAAHKYNFMDEHLRAFNAEVPVFVQWDDHEVVNNWSSSKELPAAYKERNLALLAARSARAFHEMYPIRANITEPGRLYRTLRYGPHLDVFMLDERSYRGPNGSNQETAYGPESFFLGPAQLAWLKRELLNSHATWKVIASDMPLSIIVYDDARNRKGSEAVAQSDGPPRGRELEIADLLRFIKTSGVVNTVWLTADVHYAAAHYYNPDKAQFQEFDPFWEFVAGPLHAGTFGPNDLDNTFGPEVKFIKAPGPGKQNLPPSAGMQFFGHVRIDGGSGQMTVTLRDRADVALWSTTLDPKPV; encoded by the coding sequence ATGAGGTTCAGGATTTCCCGCTACCGCCTTCCTGGAATTTCGCGGCGTCGTTTCCTCGCCACCGCCGGAGCAGGCGCCATCGGCGTCATTGCAACGCCTTATCTCAGCCGCGCCGCGGACCGGCCCGTGGTCACCTCCGGCGTGCAGTCGGGCGATGTCGGCGCTGACGGCGGCGTGGTATGGGCGCGCGCCGACCGGCCCTCGCAAATGCTGGTCGAGGTCGCGACGAATGAATCCTTTGCCAGCGCACGGGCTTTGCCGCCGATCGCAACGCTGCCCGAAAGCGACTTTGCCGCAAAAATGCTGCTGGAGAATCTTCCAGCCGGACAGGAGATCTTCTATCGCATCCGGTTTCGCGACCTCGCCCATACCGGCATCGAAAGCGAGCCGGTGGTCGGGCGGTTTCGCACCGCACCTGGCGACCGCCGTAACGTCAGTTTCGTTTGGGGCGGCGACGTTGCCGGACAGGGCTGGGGCATCAACCCGGATGACGGCGGCATGCTCACCTTCGCCACCATGCGCAAGCATCGCCCGGATTTCCTGCTGCACTCGGGCGACACCATCTATGCCGACGGCCCGATCAAGAGCGAGGTGACGCTTCCCGACGGCAAGGTCTGGAAGAACGTGACGACCCCCGAGAAAGCAAAGGTCGCCGAAACGCTCGACGAATTTCGCGCCGCGCACAAGTACAACTTCATGGACGAGCATCTGCGCGCGTTCAATGCCGAGGTACCGGTCTTCGTGCAGTGGGACGACCACGAGGTCGTCAACAACTGGTCGTCGTCCAAGGAACTGCCTGCCGCCTACAAGGAGCGCAACCTCGCCCTGCTCGCGGCCCGCTCAGCACGCGCCTTCCACGAGATGTATCCGATCCGCGCGAACATCACGGAGCCGGGACGGCTCTACCGTACGCTCCGTTATGGCCCGCATCTCGACGTGTTCATGCTGGACGAGCGCAGCTATCGCGGACCGAATGGCTCGAACCAGGAGACCGCTTACGGGCCGGAAAGCTTTTTCCTCGGGCCGGCGCAACTCGCGTGGCTGAAACGGGAACTGTTGAACTCGCACGCCACCTGGAAGGTGATCGCATCCGACATGCCGCTCAGCATCATCGTCTATGACGACGCGCGCAACAGAAAAGGCTCGGAAGCCGTTGCACAAAGCGACGGCCCGCCGCGCGGCCGGGAGCTGGAGATCGCCGATCTCCTGCGCTTCATCAAGACGTCGGGCGTGGTCAACACCGTGTGGCTGACCGCGGATGTGCACTACGCGGCCGCGCATTATTACAATCCCGACAAGGCGCAGTTTCAAGAATTCGATCCCTTCTGGGAGTTCGTCGCCGGGCCGCTGCACGCCGGCACCTTCGGCCCGAACGACCTCGACAACACGTTCGGACCCGAGGTGAAGTTCATCAAGGCGCCGGGACCCGGCAAACAGAATTTGCCGCCGTCCGCCGGAATGCAGTTTTTCGGCCATGTCAGGATCGACGGCGGCAGCGGACAGATGACGGTGACCTTGCGCGACCGCGCCGATGTTGCGCTGTGGTCGACGACACTCGATCCCAAGCCGGTCTAA